The sequence below is a genomic window from Silene latifolia isolate original U9 population chromosome 7, ASM4854445v1, whole genome shotgun sequence.
AACCCGAGCTCAACTCGAGCCTATATATAAATTGTTaaatttttgtttgttttttttttttcttttgaattttcaataaCATGAGTTGAATATTATATAATCAGTGGTGGAGCGAGGGGGGTTAGCAGGGGCGCTTGGACCAATTGACTTTTgaaaatttcggaatttttagTTAAAACTTTCGAATTTTTCCGATGCTATCTTATATCTTATACCATTACTGACTTGAAATCCTAGCTCTGCCACTATATATAACCATGACATAAAATATAGTGATCATTTGATATGGTGATACCAAGATTTGATTATgacataaaatatttttttttagcaAGATCTTATATTATCTAATCACACAAGTTTGACCGCTTACGAGCTTTTCGAGCTAAGTCGACAATAGCTCGaattgactcgttaagctctcgagtTGAATCTGAGGCTTTTTCATAGTAAAATATTAGACTCGTTAAGTTTACTCACAAAAGATATTGCTTCATAAGTTTTGATGTACTGCCTCTCTTGTCATAGTAGTGACACTCATTTCATCTTGTCATACTAATTATACATAGTTATTTAAATTGATAAATAGAAAATAAATGATGACCTCCTCTCTCTAAAtcatcccctatatactaaatgaataggaaaaactcaaagttttcccgcctaaaatattTTCCCTATTTTGATATAATCTCTTATTTTCTTTCCTATTTCAATATAGCTCCCTATTTAAGATTTGCTTCTAAGTTTTTTGATAATAAAAATTTCGTAAAGATATGCTATTAAAAAAGTTAGAAAACAATATCATTAAATCTATGTAAAAACTTgttttcattaaaatacacatttcatgtTATGAGTATTTACTTAAATTGTTTTTTTCCtctcaaatcaaaatataatgatAAAAAAACGTTAAAAAATAATGAATTGTCAATTTACACTATATAAATATAATATACTAAAAGGTAAAATTCTATAAACACCGTGCATGCATTGCACGGGACCTATACTAGTTCGTTATTAATCACGGGAAATAATCAAATAAAATAAGTTAATAGTCCATTCATATACAACTTAGTCAAATTATAAATGTGTTAATTTTCATGTAATCTAATAAAAAAACACGAGGTATTCTAGATGATAGTGAGCTTGATATTGTAGGATCACTATTAGTCAACACGTCGTTCCAAACAAGAAAATGATGGATTCATAATATTTCTTAGGTGCAAATTGATGAATAAAAAATTTGTAAATAATTAtagttatatttatatttattaataaaaagTACGGAGTAACTAAAATGTAATTGGATGGAGAAAGTATTACCGAAATATAAAATTTCGGATGAAGTAAAGTATCTTTTCTTCGTATGGGGTGACTCGTGACCTAAACTAATTAATTGAATTTAGCAAAGTGATTAAGAAGCCTAAATTAAAACAGATATACAAATAATCCTGACAAAAGAACATGGTTTTGGTCaacttcattcagttcagttcatttcAGCTCATCTCTACATAAATTAATTGTTATTCAGTTCAATTTAGTTCAActccattaaattcaattcggctTCATAAACACAGTTTAATCTAATTCAACTATTTTCAACCGAAAAAAACAAAACCTTATGTTCAAAATTCTCCAATATGAATCATTAAGCAATTATGAGCTATGTTCTTAGGCTTGACGGCCCATTAAAACCTTCTGTTCGGCCCATGAAAAAAGAAGTATAAATAGGCCTACACAATTGTTAAACAATTACATAGGTTTATGTCAATAATCAAGTCAATTGGGCCAAGAGTAAGTCGGGTTATTTAGAGTCTAGGTTCTTCGGGTCGAAATGATTTATACGGTTATCAAGTTATTTAGAGATAATGCTCATTACACGATAATAAACATTTAGGTCGGATTGGATAACGCTACATCAAGTCTAACCTTGTATAGTGTAATTCGGTAACAAATCAGACCATTTTCATCTAGATTACTTGTAAATAAAAGATGGAAGTGAGCACACGATTCACTGGGCTGTCACGGCCTAACACGGTCTATGGCCCTTCTCAACACAACATGGGATTGACACGGTTCGACACGACACTCCATGATATGGGTCGTGGGACAAAATTTGAGAAAGAAGACAATACCTAGATACAAGCACGACACGGCCCACCTGATTTTACACAGAAATATGACTAAAGTGCAGGAATTGATTAGGTCCAAGCACAACCATGAGTCGTGCCTAGACCGCGATCATTTCAGGCACAACACGGCGTGGCACGAACCCCTCTTTAGGGCCTGGGTCGTGCCATTTTATTCTCCAAATACTGTAGATCAGCATGGCGCACAACCAGACACAGTCAGACCCGACCCACATCCATTTTTACATGTTACAAATAATAAACAAACTCCATATTAATCCTCACCACCTTCCAATCCAAACCCGCATCGAACCACCTCGGTAACCCGAACCCATAACCCAAATCCAACATCACTTACATCCAAATTCCAAACTCCTCACCTTATCATTTCCCCACAAACACTCCCCTCCTCACTTCCCCACCTTCTCCAATGGCAACCCTCTCCCTATCCCTCCTTCCAAAACCCCTCACTTTCCCCATCCCCAAAAAACCCACAATTTCCTTCCTCTCCTTctcccaacaacaacaacaacaacaacaatggaaTCCCACCTTCATCACCATACCAACAGCAACAAGAAGGGTTTCAATTAGGGCATCTGCAACTAATGATTACTCAGCTAAGAGGAGTAAcagtaacaacaatggtgaacaAAGGGAGACAATTATGTTACCTGGGTGTGATTATAATCATTGGTTGATTGTTATGGAGTTTCCTAAAGATCCTTCTCCTACTAGAGAACAAATGATTGATACTTATCTTGATACTCTTGCTACTGTTTTAGGAAGGTTTGTttcttcaattcttttgatttctgctattattttggtttgttgttgtttatttttttgtGGGATGTTGATAAATTTagcttgggtcattcggaaaccgCCTCTTTTACTGTAATTCATCTTGGGTTATTCGGAAACAGCTTCTTTGTGTTATTAGCATAAGGGTAAGGTTGCGGATATTTGACCTCCTTTAACCTGCGATTTGCCGGAGCCCTTGACTCGTTGAGGCACTCGGGTGATGTTGTTGATAAATTGTGTTTTTGATTGGTGAAATTATGTAAGTTTTGTTCATTTTGGTTCAATTGATGTTACTCTTAATGAAAAAGGTGAGTTTTTGTGGATAATTGTAGCATGCTTGGTTCATTATCTCAATTGTCTTGCCATTGTTTTGGGAAGGTTTGTTGTTTTTTCTTAATTTTACTGTAACTTCTTGTGATTGAGAGTATGGGTTCTCTTTGTTTTTATGTGGGCTGTTGATAaattcatcttgggtcattcggaaacggTCTTTTTGTGTCACTAGTACAAGGGTATGGTTGCGTGCATTCGACCCCTTTACCCTGCAATTTGTGGGAGTCTCGGAGGGAATGGGTTAatatggtggttgttgttgatgaattgtgtttttGATTGATGAATTTGTGGAAGTTTCGCTCTTTGTGGTTCAATTGATGTTATTGTTGATGATAATGTTGAGTTTGTATGGATGCTGTGTATACAATACATACTTGTAGCATCTTTGGTTCATTATTAGAGAACAAATGATTGATACTTTTCTTAATACTCTTGCCGCTGTCTTAGGAAGGTTTGTTATTTCTCGTGTTTGGGATTGTGTGTTTACTTTATTTTAATGTGGGATGTTGAGAAATTGTGTTTTTGATTGGCGAAATTGTGGAAGTTTTGTTCTTTTTGCTTCAATTGACATTGTCTTCCCTAAAATGGTGATCTTTTATGGATAATTGTAGCATGTTTGGGGTGAGTGGTTCAGTACAGAGAATAAATTATTGATATTACCACAATTTTCTTTCCGCTGTTTAGGgaaggtttttgtttttttttactgTAATTTTTTATGATTGAGATTATGGGTTCACTTTATTTTTATCTGTTGATGCTGGCGAATTGTGTTTTTGATTGTCTAAGTTATAGAAGTTTTGCTCTTTTGGGTTCATTTGGATGTTATTCTTGACGAAAATGGTCATCTTTTGTGGATGCCACCTTACGTTACAtcattttttcttttcaattttttatgttcTTACTCGTGATTGAGATTGTGGGTTCACTTAATGAATTGTCTCTTTGATTGGCGAATATGCGAAAGTTTTGTTCTTTTTGCTTCCAGTTGATGTTACTTGTGATGAAAAAGATGAGCTTTTGTGGATGCTTGGTTTACATTATTACTGTGCATTATTGTGGCATGTTTGGTGTATTATCAATGGTTTGTTGTTCAGCTTAAATATCTCGAATTCCATTACTCATGAAATGGAATGAATTTGTTGGTTTCGGTATCTATCTGGCAGTTTATAAGTTTGTTGGTAACTGATGCTAGTAAATCAGGGTTTTGTTTAATCATTTGGAGACAGATGACAGATATGTGTGTCATTCGTAActttagggtccgtttggattgaaggaattggagagaaggggaggggagggaaagggagggatttaatttcctttgtttggataaaaaatatgggagaaaggaaatggaagggagagaaatgagaggacttattttccctcctatagaacaaattataatctttccaagggtggcaagatttggaaagaaaacattatttgaactctaattataccaccagcatccttcaatcctccatccattcttcatctccctccttcctccccttccatttcccttcataatttttgttatccaaacacccacatcccatttgccctccc
It includes:
- the LOC141592994 gene encoding DAG protein, chloroplastic, whose protein sequence is MATLSLSLLPKPLTFPIPKKPTISFLSFSQQQQQQQQWNPTFITIPTATRRVSIRASATNDYSAKRSNSNNNGEQRETIMLPGCDYNHWLIVMEFPKDPSPTREQMIDTYLDTLATVLGSMEEAKKNMYAFSTTTYTGFQCTVDEETSEKFKGLPGVLWVLPDSYIDVKNKDYGGDKYVNGEIIPCKYPTYQPKKRDPPKYAGRRYERRRDGPPGATGKPKQETASSESPSS